A genome region from Flavobacterium sp. includes the following:
- a CDS encoding pectate lyase, whose product MKIKTTIAVFITTLFLGFTACNTEEISSASNENTAIETPAETSSGNTTAKIGNCSEVPGWASQNGSTTGGGSSAETTVTTYAQLKSAIESSSVKVIKVSGTITVTTRLSFQDQTGKTIYGTSGAKLVSTNQTKDASGIINIKRCKNIIIRNLIFEGPGAYDTDGWDNAILDECTNVWVDHCEFRDGVDGNFDIKNKSDYITVSYTKFGYLKTPKPGGSGGTDDHRFSNLIGSSDGATGDRGKLRITFARCWWSPGCKERMPRVRFGKVHLVNNFYNSTVSNKCIAAGFEADLRVESNVFEGVKTPIELMSGYTAVTATDNVFTNTTGNQAGSGTAFTPPYSIVKLSKTAVKADITANAGATLGGNICGSF is encoded by the coding sequence ATGAAAATTAAAACAACAATCGCAGTGTTTATTACAACACTATTTCTTGGTTTTACAGCCTGTAATACTGAAGAAATCTCATCTGCATCAAATGAAAACACAGCAATCGAAACTCCGGCAGAAACAAGCTCAGGAAACACAACAGCTAAAATTGGAAATTGTTCTGAGGTTCCCGGCTGGGCATCTCAAAACGGAAGCACAACCGGCGGCGGTTCATCTGCTGAAACAACTGTTACGACTTATGCGCAATTAAAATCGGCTATTGAGAGCAGTTCTGTTAAAGTCATCAAAGTTTCGGGAACTATTACGGTTACAACCAGATTGTCATTTCAGGATCAAACCGGAAAAACGATTTATGGTACAAGCGGAGCAAAATTGGTTTCGACTAATCAAACGAAAGATGCTTCCGGAATTATCAACATTAAAAGATGTAAAAACATCATTATTAGAAATCTGATTTTTGAAGGTCCAGGCGCTTATGATACCGACGGCTGGGACAATGCTATTCTGGACGAATGCACCAATGTTTGGGTCGATCACTGTGAGTTTAGAGATGGTGTTGACGGAAACTTCGACATCAAAAACAAATCAGATTATATTACGGTTTCGTATACAAAGTTCGGTTATTTAAAAACGCCAAAACCAGGAGGATCAGGCGGAACTGACGATCATAGATTTTCAAACCTAATTGGTTCAAGCGACGGCGCAACGGGCGACCGCGGTAAATTAAGAATCACTTTTGCAAGATGCTGGTGGTCTCCGGGATGTAAAGAAAGAATGCCAAGAGTTCGTTTTGGAAAAGTGCATTTAGTTAACAACTTCTACAATAGTACGGTTAGCAATAAATGTATTGCGGCTGGTTTTGAAGCCGATCTTCGTGTTGAAAGCAACGTTTTTGAAGGCGTAAAAACACCGATTGAATTGATGAGCGGTTATACTGCCGTTACAGCAACAGATAATGTTTTTACCAATACAACAGGAAATCAGGCGGGAAGCGGCACAGCATTTACTCCACCCTACTCTATTGTAAAATTGAGTAAAACAGCAGTTAAAGCTGATATTACAGCCAATGCCGGAGCTACTCTGGGCGGTAATATCTGCGGTTCATTTTAA
- a CDS encoding integrase core domain-containing protein yields MRNNSQDSTLERNYLEKYRFLIKEYEQVKNKTHPLHKKAMDFYKANDTCRKSFLKYYNRYKQSGKSLDLLPQKRGPKYKTRRPLPFIERKVIELREKGNNKYEIVSILKPKLGKNTPSYSGVYNILKRNKINRLTPKIKKNHQKIIKERMGQLGHIDCHHLSKSIIKGENRKLYLVCIIDDYSRIAWAELIPDITSLTVMFASLKCLNILSDHYEIKFEEILSDNGPEFGIKTSQQKYNHPFERMLMELGIVHRHTKPYRPQTNGKVERFWRTLEDDLLRETDFDSLEELKEELLQYLYYYNHERPHQGIDGKKPIEMINPLPK; encoded by the coding sequence ATGAGAAATAACAGTCAGGATTCAACATTAGAGAGAAACTATTTAGAGAAGTATCGTTTTTTAATAAAAGAATATGAGCAAGTAAAAAACAAGACTCATCCGTTGCATAAAAAGGCGATGGATTTTTACAAGGCAAATGACACCTGCAGAAAAAGCTTCTTAAAGTATTATAACCGTTATAAGCAGAGCGGTAAGTCTTTGGATCTGCTTCCTCAGAAGCGTGGTCCAAAATACAAGACAAGACGTCCTCTGCCATTTATAGAACGAAAAGTAATTGAATTAAGGGAAAAAGGAAACAACAAATATGAAATTGTTAGTATCTTAAAGCCAAAATTAGGAAAAAACACACCTTCATATTCAGGAGTTTATAATATTTTAAAGCGTAATAAAATAAACAGGTTAACTCCGAAGATTAAAAAGAATCATCAAAAAATAATCAAGGAAAGAATGGGACAGCTTGGTCATATTGATTGTCATCACTTAAGCAAAAGCATCATAAAAGGAGAAAATCGAAAATTGTACTTAGTATGTATAATTGACGACTACAGCCGGATTGCCTGGGCAGAATTAATCCCAGACATCACTAGTTTAACGGTTATGTTTGCGTCATTAAAATGCTTAAACATCTTAAGCGATCATTATGAGATAAAATTTGAAGAGATTTTATCTGACAATGGACCTGAATTTGGAATCAAAACCAGCCAGCAGAAATATAACCATCCTTTTGAGAGAATGCTTATGGAATTGGGAATTGTTCACAGACATACAAAACCTTATAGACCACAGACAAACGGGAAGGTCGAACGCTTCTGGCGAACTCTTGAAGATGATCTGCTCAGAGAAACTGATTTTGATTCTTTGGAAGAACTAAAAGAAGAATTATTACAATATTTATATTACTATAATCACGAAAGGCCACATCAGGGAATTGATGGAAAAAAGCCAATCGAAATGATAAATCCGTTACCGAAATAA
- a CDS encoding Crp/Fnr family transcriptional regulator: MYNLLRKNIERKIPLTDEEWDIIVSKAELIKLKKNQFLQIQDSHNSYEGFILKGSFKTYILNENGTETVIFFSFENEWMCDLESFYHQKPTTYNIKAIEDSEILVISKIKKAQLFEEVPKIMQFHVLMIERANVAIQQRLLDVLNKTSKQRYLDFIERYPQKVQTINNKNLSSYLGVSHEFLSKIKRKVS; this comes from the coding sequence ATGTACAACCTACTACGAAAAAACATTGAGCGAAAAATTCCGCTTACAGATGAAGAATGGGACATTATTGTTTCAAAGGCCGAATTGATCAAACTTAAAAAAAATCAATTTCTGCAAATTCAGGATTCTCATAACAGCTATGAGGGATTTATTTTAAAAGGTTCGTTTAAAACTTATATCTTAAACGAAAACGGAACTGAAACCGTAATTTTCTTTTCGTTCGAAAATGAATGGATGTGTGATCTGGAAAGTTTCTATCATCAAAAACCAACAACTTACAACATTAAAGCTATTGAAGACAGTGAAATTTTAGTCATCAGTAAAATCAAAAAAGCACAGTTATTTGAAGAAGTGCCTAAGATTATGCAGTTTCATGTTCTAATGATCGAACGTGCGAATGTTGCCATTCAGCAAAGACTTTTAGATGTTTTAAACAAAACCTCCAAACAGCGTTATCTTGATTTTATAGAACGTTATCCGCAAAAAGTTCAAACCATAAATAATAAGAATCTTTCTTCTTATTTAGGAGTTTCGCATGAGTTTTTATCAAAGATTAAGAGAAAAGTTTCTTAG
- a CDS encoding NAD(P)H-hydrate dehydratase — translation MKSPYLITKEEILKIYKPVNPKAHKGTQGHAVIIAGSYGKVGAAVLASKACLKSGCGLVTTFIPKCGYQILQISIPEVMTVTDENTNFITNIHLPLIPQAIGIGPGIGKELGTQKALFEFLRVNKAPLVLDADALNIISENISWLELVPEDTILTPHPKELERLIGKWNSESEKFQKTITFSEKYKVIVVMKGAPTFIINRTSVYENTTGNAALATAGSGDTLTGILTSLLAQGYEPKYASKFGVYIHGLTADIALPKTGYESFIASDIIKNLGKAFLSLKDLL, via the coding sequence ATGAAGTCTCCGTATTTAATCACAAAAGAAGAAATTTTAAAGATTTACAAACCCGTAAATCCAAAAGCACATAAAGGAACACAAGGCCACGCTGTGATTATCGCCGGAAGTTACGGAAAAGTTGGTGCAGCGGTTTTGGCTTCAAAAGCCTGTTTAAAATCAGGCTGTGGACTCGTAACGACTTTTATACCCAAATGCGGTTATCAAATCCTTCAAATTTCGATTCCGGAAGTCATGACCGTTACAGACGAAAATACCAATTTTATTACCAACATACATTTGCCCCTGATTCCGCAAGCCATCGGAATTGGCCCGGGAATAGGAAAGGAGCTCGGAACGCAAAAAGCATTATTTGAGTTTTTAAGAGTCAATAAAGCACCTTTAGTTCTTGATGCCGATGCTTTAAATATTATTTCCGAAAACATTTCGTGGCTCGAATTAGTTCCCGAAGACACAATCCTGACACCTCATCCAAAAGAATTAGAACGCTTAATAGGCAAATGGAACTCTGAATCCGAAAAATTTCAAAAAACAATTACTTTTTCAGAAAAATACAAAGTCATTGTGGTCATGAAAGGCGCTCCAACATTTATTATAAACAGAACTTCTGTCTACGAAAACACAACTGGAAATGCGGCTCTGGCAACAGCAGGAAGCGGCGACACCTTAACCGGAATCCTCACAAGTCTTTTAGCGCAAGGCTATGAACCAAAATACGCCTCAAAATTCGGGGTTTACATCCACGGATTAACAGCAGATATTGCCTTACCAAAAACAGGTTACGAATCTTTTATAGCCTCGGATATTATTAAAAACTTAGGAAAAGCTTTTTTGAGTTTAAAAGATTTATTGTAA
- a CDS encoding homoserine kinase: protein MEIKLFCPATIANLSCGFDVLGLCLDNAGDEMIVRKVDQKGVRITKIVGADLPLETEKNVSGVAALAMLETLDELDFGFEIEIYKNIKAGSGIGSSAASSAGAVFGINELLGRPYSRKDLVQFAMQGEKLASGNAHADNVAPALLGGFTLVRSYAPLDIIRIDSPEELYATVVHPQIELKTSDARSVLKQNVSLKSAIMQWGNVGGLVAGLYTKDYELIGRSLHDEIVEPLRSVLIPGFDQIKQTAYENGALGSGISGSGPSIFALSRGKETAEKIAKAMSDVYEKMNLPYEIHVSKINPDGVRIL from the coding sequence ATGGAAATTAAACTTTTTTGCCCGGCAACTATCGCCAACCTCTCATGCGGATTTGACGTATTGGGACTTTGCTTAGACAATGCGGGCGACGAAATGATTGTTCGAAAAGTCGATCAAAAAGGAGTTCGAATTACTAAAATTGTCGGTGCCGATTTGCCTTTGGAAACCGAGAAAAACGTTTCTGGAGTTGCAGCTTTGGCCATGTTGGAAACTTTAGACGAATTGGACTTCGGATTTGAAATCGAAATTTATAAAAACATAAAAGCTGGAAGCGGAATCGGAAGCAGTGCTGCAAGTTCTGCCGGAGCGGTTTTCGGAATTAATGAATTATTAGGAAGACCTTATTCTCGTAAAGATTTAGTTCAGTTTGCGATGCAGGGTGAGAAATTAGCCAGCGGAAATGCGCATGCTGACAACGTTGCCCCTGCCCTTTTAGGAGGATTTACTTTGGTAAGAAGTTATGCGCCTTTAGATATTATAAGAATTGACAGTCCAGAGGAATTGTACGCAACGGTTGTTCACCCGCAAATTGAATTAAAAACTTCTGACGCACGTTCGGTTTTAAAACAAAATGTTTCCCTAAAAAGTGCCATTATGCAATGGGGAAATGTAGGCGGATTGGTTGCAGGTCTTTACACTAAAGATTACGAATTAATCGGAAGATCGCTTCATGATGAAATCGTGGAGCCTTTAAGAAGTGTTTTAATTCCGGGATTCGATCAAATCAAACAAACCGCTTACGAAAATGGCGCTTTAGGATCTGGAATTTCAGGTTCTGGTCCATCAATTTTCGCCTTAAGCAGAGGAAAAGAAACCGCTGAAAAAATCGCAAAAGCCATGAGCGACGTTTACGAAAAAATGAATTTACCGTATGAAATTCACGTCTCGAAAATCAACCCTGATGGAGTTAGGATTTTGTAA
- a CDS encoding HutD family protein, whose translation MNITLFSKKDTKPSIWSGGLTYEYMIYPKTANYSDRDFGFRISSATIEQTPSEFTKFKGYHRYLVMLDNDLQIEVNKEKKIYGKYEIMEFDSDDEVTSFTKGTDFNWMVSEKISHHKLEIANNNQNCNAEIAIVFSLDTTVITINEKPYRLETNDLLVIENEKKENLMLHFSTECLFGILDF comes from the coding sequence ATGAACATAACCCTTTTCTCTAAAAAAGACACTAAACCCTCTATTTGGAGCGGCGGATTGACATACGAATATATGATCTATCCCAAAACAGCAAATTATTCTGATAGAGATTTTGGATTCAGAATAAGTAGTGCTACAATAGAGCAAACGCCTTCAGAGTTTACCAAATTTAAGGGCTATCACCGATATTTGGTTATGCTGGATAACGATTTACAGATTGAGGTAAACAAAGAAAAAAAGATATACGGGAAATATGAAATCATGGAATTTGATTCGGATGATGAGGTAACTTCTTTCACAAAAGGCACTGATTTTAATTGGATGGTTTCTGAAAAAATATCCCATCATAAACTAGAAATAGCAAATAATAATCAGAATTGTAATGCTGAAATAGCGATTGTATTTTCTTTAGATACAACAGTTATTACCATTAATGAAAAACCATACCGTTTAGAAACCAATGATTTATTGGTTATTGAAAATGAGAAAAAGGAAAATTTAATGCTTCATTTTTCTACTGAATGCCTGTTTGGGATATTGGATTTTTAA
- a CDS encoding DUF3037 domain-containing protein: MQDNHLYEYAVIRVVPRVEREEFLNIGIILFCKKARFIKVLFHLNKEKIQALSNDFDIEQLECNLTSLVKIANGAKDGGPIAEFEIPERFRWLTAIRSSAIQTSRPHPGLCQDLEKTIQRLFEELVL; the protein is encoded by the coding sequence ATGCAAGATAATCACTTATACGAATATGCTGTGATTCGCGTTGTGCCAAGGGTAGAGCGCGAAGAATTTCTGAATATCGGAATCATTTTGTTTTGCAAAAAAGCCAGGTTTATAAAGGTTCTTTTTCATCTGAATAAAGAAAAAATTCAGGCACTGTCTAATGATTTCGACATCGAACAATTAGAATGTAATCTGACTTCTTTGGTAAAAATTGCCAACGGAGCAAAAGACGGTGGTCCAATTGCCGAATTTGAAATACCAGAACGTTTTCGATGGTTAACAGCCATTAGAAGTTCTGCCATTCAAACTTCAAGACCTCATCCTGGGTTATGTCAGGATTTAGAGAAAACAATTCAGCGTTTGTTTGAGGAGTTGGTGCTTTAA
- the thrC gene encoding threonine synthase: MKYYSLNHNAPKVSFQEAVIQGLATDKGLYFPESITPLDPSFFDKIESLSHEEIAFEAIKQFVGDEIPAEKLKEIIAETLVFDFPVVKVENGIYSLELFHGPTMAFKDVGARFMSRCLGYFNKDKKDAKNTVLVATSGDTGGAVASGFLGVDGVDVVILYPSGKVSDIQEKQLTTLGQNIKALEVDGVFDDCQDMVKKAFLDETLAHKNLTSANSINIARWLPQMFYFFFAYKALKSQNKPLVFSCPSGNFGNICAGIMAKKLGLPIEHFVASTNVNDTVPRFLENGKYDPKPSKATISNAMDVGNPSNFIRIQELYNNDLKAFEKDFSSYSYTDEETLVALKNIYNADGYIAEPHGAVGYLGLKKELEKHPNAIGIFLETAHPIKFLDVVEPALGITLPIPAQIKSVINEEKVSMKIGSYEELKAFLG, encoded by the coding sequence ATGAAATATTACAGTTTAAACCATAATGCCCCAAAAGTTTCTTTTCAGGAAGCTGTTATACAAGGATTAGCAACTGACAAAGGATTATATTTCCCAGAAAGCATCACACCGCTTGATCCTTCTTTTTTTGATAAAATCGAAAGCTTAAGCCACGAAGAAATTGCCTTTGAAGCCATAAAACAATTTGTTGGCGACGAAATCCCGGCAGAAAAACTAAAAGAAATCATTGCCGAAACTTTAGTTTTTGATTTTCCTGTTGTGAAAGTCGAAAACGGAATCTATTCGTTAGAATTATTTCACGGTCCAACAATGGCGTTTAAAGACGTTGGAGCACGTTTTATGTCGCGTTGTTTGGGTTATTTCAATAAAGACAAAAAAGACGCTAAAAACACCGTTTTAGTAGCGACTTCTGGAGATACAGGCGGTGCTGTTGCCAGCGGATTTTTAGGCGTTGACGGCGTTGATGTTGTTATTTTATATCCGTCAGGAAAAGTGAGCGATATTCAGGAAAAACAATTGACAACTTTAGGGCAAAACATTAAAGCACTAGAAGTTGACGGTGTTTTTGACGATTGTCAGGATATGGTGAAAAAAGCGTTTTTAGATGAAACTTTGGCGCATAAAAATCTGACTTCTGCAAATTCTATTAATATTGCGCGCTGGTTACCACAAATGTTTTATTTCTTCTTTGCTTACAAAGCCTTGAAAAGCCAAAACAAACCTTTGGTTTTCTCTTGCCCAAGCGGAAATTTCGGAAACATCTGCGCCGGAATTATGGCAAAGAAATTAGGTTTGCCAATTGAACATTTCGTTGCTTCTACCAACGTAAACGATACGGTGCCAAGATTCTTAGAAAACGGAAAATATGACCCGAAACCTTCTAAAGCCACAATCTCTAACGCCATGGACGTTGGAAACCCAAGCAACTTTATCAGGATTCAGGAATTGTACAACAACGACTTAAAAGCTTTCGAAAAAGACTTTTCTTCTTATAGTTATACTGACGAAGAAACATTAGTTGCTCTAAAAAATATTTATAACGCAGACGGTTATATCGCAGAACCGCACGGCGCTGTTGGTTATTTAGGTTTGAAAAAAGAACTAGAGAAACACCCTAACGCCATTGGTATTTTCTTAGAAACAGCGCATCCTATTAAATTCTTAGATGTTGTTGAGCCTGCTTTGGGAATTACGCTTCCTATTCCTGCTCAAATTAAGAGTGTTATTAATGAGGAGAAAGTTAGTATGAAGATTGGGAGTTATGAGGAGTTGAAGGCTTTCTTAGGGTAA
- a CDS encoding GNAT family N-acetyltransferase, with product MITQATLQDIPALTTLINSAYRGETSKKGWTTEAHLLEGKRTDEPEMTEIFLDPKNTILKFTENDKIIGSVLLVEKGHQLYLGMLTVSPELQNGGIGKKLLAEAENQAKSLGLSSIIMTVISVREELVAWYKRHGYVDTGKREAFPESEIHTTVSAVPLEFIYLEKKI from the coding sequence ATGATTACACAAGCAACTCTACAAGACATTCCCGCATTAACAACCTTAATAAATTCAGCATACAGAGGCGAAACCTCAAAAAAAGGCTGGACAACCGAAGCGCATTTACTAGAAGGAAAAAGAACCGACGAGCCCGAAATGACCGAAATCTTTTTGGATCCAAAAAATACTATTCTGAAATTTACTGAGAATGATAAAATCATCGGTTCGGTTTTATTGGTCGAAAAAGGACATCAATTGTATTTAGGAATGCTAACCGTTTCGCCAGAACTTCAAAACGGCGGAATCGGGAAAAAGCTTTTGGCTGAAGCCGAAAATCAGGCTAAATCTTTAGGATTATCAAGCATTATTATGACGGTTATTTCAGTTCGCGAAGAGCTTGTGGCCTGGTACAAACGTCACGGTTATGTCGATACCGGAAAACGTGAAGCTTTTCCTGAAAGCGAAATTCATACTACAGTTTCTGCAGTTCCTTTGGAGTTTATTTATTTGGAGAAAAAGATTTAA
- a CDS encoding HipA family kinase — translation MKNNFDLRTVNVMRYITPLREGGSLPALAEADDDFKYVLKFRGAGHGVKALIAELVGGQIAKALKLQLPELVFANLDEAFGRTEADEEIQDLLQGSQGLNLALHFLSGAITFDPAVTTVDAKLASQIVWLDAYITNVDRTFKNTNMLIWHKELWLIDHGACLYFHHSWNNWEQHAKSPFALIKDHVLLPQASLLKEVDAEFKAILTPEILEEIVNTIPEDWLQWEDADETPEGLRNVYLQFLKTRLENSEIFVNQAQNAR, via the coding sequence ATGAAAAACAACTTCGATCTCAGAACGGTAAACGTCATGCGTTATATAACGCCGCTGCGAGAAGGCGGATCTTTACCCGCTTTAGCAGAAGCCGATGACGACTTTAAATACGTATTAAAATTTAGAGGTGCCGGACACGGCGTAAAAGCCTTAATCGCCGAATTAGTTGGCGGACAAATCGCAAAAGCCTTAAAACTGCAATTACCAGAATTAGTATTCGCTAATCTCGACGAAGCTTTCGGAAGAACCGAAGCCGACGAAGAAATTCAGGATTTACTGCAAGGAAGTCAGGGATTAAATCTAGCGTTACATTTTTTATCTGGTGCTATTACTTTTGATCCTGCGGTAACAACTGTTGACGCTAAATTAGCTTCACAAATCGTTTGGCTGGATGCTTATATTACAAACGTCGATAGAACTTTCAAAAATACCAATATGCTGATCTGGCATAAAGAATTATGGCTTATTGATCATGGCGCTTGTTTGTATTTTCATCATTCATGGAATAACTGGGAGCAGCATGCTAAAAGTCCGTTTGCGTTGATAAAAGATCACGTTTTATTGCCTCAGGCTTCACTTTTAAAAGAAGTAGATGCTGAGTTTAAAGCGATTTTAACTCCGGAAATTTTAGAAGAAATTGTAAATACGATTCCGGAAGATTGGCTGCAATGGGAAGATGCAGACGAAACGCCTGAAGGCTTACGAAATGTCTACTTGCAGTTTTTAAAAACAAGATTAGAGAATTCAGAAATATTTGTAAATCAGGCGCAAAATGCAAGATAA
- the gcvT gene encoding glycine cleavage system aminomethyltransferase GcvT, producing MKNTALTHIHEGLGAKILPFAGYNMPITYEGVNAEHETVRNGVGVFDVSHMGEFLLTGPNALALIQKVTSNDASTLTIGRAQYSCLPNNEGGIVDDLIIYKMKEEQYLLVVNASNIDKDWNWISSHNDLGVEMKNLSDDYSLLAIQGPKAVEAMQSLTSVDLSAITYYHFEVGDFAGIEHVIISATGYTGSGGFEIYCKNEEVEQIWNKVFEAGASFGIKPIGLAARDTLRLEMGFCLYGNDINDTTSPLEAGLGWITKFTKDFTNSEALKKQKEAGVTRKLVAFEMQERAVPRHDYEIVDGEGNVIGIVTSGTMSPSMNKGIGLGYVTVANSAVDSNIFIRIRKNDVPAKVVKLPFYKK from the coding sequence ATGAAAAATACTGCGCTTACGCACATACATGAAGGTTTAGGAGCAAAAATCCTTCCTTTTGCTGGTTATAACATGCCTATTACATACGAAGGTGTTAATGCTGAACATGAAACAGTTCGTAATGGTGTGGGAGTTTTTGACGTTTCGCATATGGGTGAATTTTTGTTGACTGGGCCAAATGCATTGGCTTTGATTCAAAAAGTGACTTCAAATGATGCTTCGACTTTGACAATTGGAAGAGCGCAATATTCTTGTCTCCCTAATAATGAAGGCGGAATTGTTGATGATTTGATTATTTATAAAATGAAAGAAGAGCAGTATTTACTGGTTGTAAATGCTTCTAATATTGATAAAGACTGGAACTGGATTTCTTCTCACAATGATTTGGGTGTTGAAATGAAAAACCTTTCTGATGATTATTCTCTTCTGGCAATTCAGGGACCAAAAGCGGTTGAGGCTATGCAGTCTTTAACTTCTGTAGATTTGTCTGCTATTACATATTACCATTTTGAAGTGGGCGATTTTGCCGGAATTGAGCACGTAATTATTTCTGCTACAGGTTATACAGGTTCTGGAGGATTTGAAATTTACTGTAAAAATGAGGAAGTAGAACAAATCTGGAATAAAGTTTTTGAAGCTGGTGCTTCTTTTGGCATTAAACCTATTGGTCTTGCTGCCCGCGATACTTTACGTCTTGAAATGGGATTCTGTTTATATGGAAATGACATTAACGATACGACTTCTCCGCTTGAAGCAGGTTTAGGATGGATTACAAAATTTACTAAGGATTTTACTAATTCTGAGGCTCTTAAAAAACAAAAAGAAGCGGGTGTTACCAGAAAACTGGTTGCTTTTGAAATGCAGGAACGTGCCGTGCCAAGACATGATTATGAAATTGTGGATGGCGAAGGAAATGTTATTGGTATTGTAACTTCTGGAACTATGTCGCCTTCTATGAATAAAGGAATTGGTTTGGGTTACGTTACCGTTGCTAACAGTGCTGTTGACAGCAATATTTTTATTAGAATTAGAAAAAATGATGTTCCTGCAAAAGTGGTAAAACTGCCTTTTTACAAGAAATAA